Part of the Triticum urartu cultivar G1812 chromosome 2, Tu2.1, whole genome shotgun sequence genome, ggtttatagagacaccggaggggggctagggttgtacagagtcggtttacagagaaaggaatcttcatatccgaacgccaagcttgccttccatgccaaggagagtcccctCCGGACACGAGGGAAAGCCTTCTATCTTATATCTTCACggtccatcagtccggcccacggcacatagcccggacgcccggggaccccctaattcaggactccctcacccacccCGAAGAGCGCATAGCCTGGTTGGGGGAGGATGCGTCCGATGGGGTGGTTGTTGGCAGCGTCGCCATGGGTGGTGCCAGGAATGCGCTCGAGCCCGTCATTGCCCACCATGAGGGCACGTGCCGCGGAGTTGGAGGGGGGCGCGTCGCATGGGGTGGTGTAGGTAGTGTCGTCTGGGCGCAGCGCCGGGAGTGCGCTCGAGGCCGCCACCACCCACCTCAAGGAGGCGCGTCACCGAGTTGGAGGGGGTGCGTCGTGGGTGGGTGGTGCGGTGGCGCGTCTGCGGCGGCGGTGCGGTGGCGCGGTGTGAACGACGGCGTGCAGAGTGGTTGAAGTGTGGCGGTGTTTGGATAAGGTGCGAAGCGAGTGGGGAGAGTGGGCGACGGGGGAGAGGATTGCGTGGCGATGAGGATAAAGGACCTGGAAACGTTCCCTCCATGAGACGCCCAGCCCGAACGATTACCGAGCGTGACGTGTCATTAGCTCTGTGCCACCGCGCTAAGATATCTGACAGCAGAAAATACGTCATGACGTAATTGCTTCGTGCCACATGCATATAACACTTATCATTTAGGTTATTTTATTACATTGATGATTGATCCACAAGCAAATCTTGATGAGCTGTACTGTATTTGGCTTCCAAACACGACCTTATCCGTAACGGGGGAGTCCACGGGCACCACGACGCCGTGCGCTTCGCTGGCGGTCCGGGCGGTATATAAATCGTCGGATTACTACCCGGGTACGGAATCGTCTCTGTCCCAAGAGGAATCGGATGCGACTCCGCATCTCGACCTAAAACCGCGGCTCGCCGTCGATCGAGGTGGGCCAGGTGCAGGCGGGCGGCCGGCCGGCCGTACGTGCAAATCATGGATGGGAAACTACGTTTTTCGCTGAACCTGCCTCCGGGCTACCACTTCGCCCCGTCGGGAGACGAGCTCATCGTCCACTACCTTCGCCGGAAGCTGGACGGCCTCCCGCCGCACCTGCCCATCTTCAACGACGTGACGCCCATCACCGACTACCGCCCGGAGCAGATCACAGGTACGCACTCGGTCTCTCCCATCATCACACCATGAGTAGCGTTGGGTTGATTGATTTGGAATGCAAGCTAAAGCATGATTTGATGTTGCAGATGAGTTCAGGGACTTCGGGGAGGGGGCTCGGTGGTACTTCTTCACCAAGCGGACCCGCAAGTACGCGACGGGCAGCCGGCCGGACCGGACCACGCCGGGCAATGGCTTCTGGAAGGCCACGGGCCCCGTGAGGGAAATCCCCATCTGCCCCGGCGGCAAGCTGGTCGGGCGCGCGAGGACGCTGGTGTTCTACACCGGGCCGGAGAAGCCGACCCACTGGACCATGTACGAGTACGAGAACCGCACGTCCGAGGCAGAGGGCAATGACAAGAACGTCGACAAGGTGATTCATCTTAATGGGGTGTTTCCGTTGATCTATTTTGTTTCCTCTTCTCTCCATCGCGTGTCCGTGTGTGCGTGCGTGTCTGACAGGCCGACGATGATCATATGATTCATATCTTTGCATCGCAGCTTGGTGAGTGGGTCTTGTGCACGATACAGAAGAGTCAGCGCTGCGACCAGAAGAAAGAGGCAGGCGGCAAGGCTAAAAGCAAGGCAGGCGGCAAGAAAAGGAAGGGCAAGGCACGGAACGGCGCCGATCTAGTCCAGATTCAGAGCGCCGAGGTGCCGGAGATTGCGTGGCCGGAGAAAGTTGATGAGGCGTACGTGTTCGACGACCTGGAGCAGACAGGTTGCCCCAAGAAGAGACCACAGATTGAGCAGCATGAACCGCCGCGCTCAGAGACAATGATGGTAGACGACTATGACTACAATGGTATCCAATACATCTGGGATGATGAGTacatgccgccgccgccgctgccgctgccgctgccgctggAGTATGAGGTGGCGCCTCATGTTGCAGGAGTAGGATACAGCTACAACAACATGATGTATCAGCCGGCTAACAGCTACCTACATGCTGCGCATTACGCGGTGGAGCAGGATGGGTACGCCGGCGGACATCTCGGCAGCCTCTTGGGCACGGGCAACATTCCATGTGCTTACCGGCCGCAACATTCTTGCGCCGCTGGAACCACCAACTTGCCATGGAGCAGGGGGGCGACGACGAGCGGGCAGGTAGAGCCGTGAGACCAGGGGTCTCTGGTTCACTTCGGTGTGGTTCGGGGAGCCTACAGAATAGATTTGCCGGATGAGTAGGGGATTTATAGGACTTGCAGAGAGCGCTCACTAGGGGTGTGTTCGTCGTCAACTCGTCATTAGGGTATATGTAGTAGTCCCTCcgtaaacactcttatattagtttacagagaaAGTAATAGACTAATAATACGCTTTAGGATGTCTGGTTTTTGTGTGTCATCTTTTGTTTGTCGAGGTCTATTTTGCTGCCGTATATATGGAGGCGGACGTTTGGTCTATGGGGATATATGTCCCTGGAATCCACATCGTGTGTAAGTGTGTTGCGATCCCGTTGCTAAAGTAGTGAATTAGGAGATACGGGAGGCTCCTGCTGTGCGAAAACGCGTTATACACAGCTGCCAAAGTGCTATACTGTCAGAAGGACAGGCTTGGACAGCATCTGGTACAGTGTTTTCACGTAGTAATCTATTACTATATCGATGCATAAATGCTGCTCTACTGACACACGCCTCGTCCTGTTCTAAGGTGGCTACTGTCAGGGGCGTGTCCCTTCGGAATTTTGAACGGTGGTAAAGACCAAACAAACTTTTAAAGCTCAATTAAATCATTTTCGGTCGTAAAGCTATATCAAAATGGTTAGTTGTTGATGTGATTTTTATGAATATTTCTTGCCAACAATGTTATTTATCTATATTTTTTAGTGGCACGGTTAGCAGTTGTCTATTTAGTGATTACCAAAAAAGTACAAAGAAAAACTGAAACTTTTTGAAATAATCTCAGACTTTCTTTCATACTCGTATACATAGTTTCAAGAAGGAAAAACAACCATTGAGTTCAGCGAAACAAAATTCAAGGACAAAAAAGTATGAATAGTAACTTGTATATATATTCAAATATTCAAAAGTTGTTCATTTAAAGTGTATATACATGTGACATGGAAAAAATTTAGTAACTGAGAAAAGTCAAAAAAATCtgaaacattttttaaaataaacATGACCTTCTTTCACTTGTATAAAAAGTTTCGTGAAGGAAAAGCTCCCATCGACATTAGAGAAAAATATCAATACTTCTAGTATAGAACGTGTGAATGTGAATGGTaacttgtactccctccgtttcgaattacttgtcttagatttgtctagatacggaggtatctagcactaaaatgagtctagatacattcgtatctagacaaattcaagacaagtaattcggaacggagggagtatattgtgtTAAATTTATTTTGTTCCACCAAGAATGTCATGAAAAGTTATTCCAGCAAAAATATTTTGCGACCCCAATTTTTTTAAATTGAAAAATAAATATTCAAATATCcaaataataataattaaaagcGAAGCTTTTTTAACAGTGCCATCCTCTTCATGGTGTCCCGATCAAGTTTTACTTGGGAAGGGAAGAACAAAGAGCATCACAAGGCAGGATCGAGTTATGCCAATAATCCAGTCATGTAATACATCCTTGAATTAAGTCAGGTAATAATGTCTAGAAAAATACTCGCAAAAGAATGTCTAAAAAGCAGGAATGGTAAAAAGACTTGGCTGCTGAGAATTGAGTGAGCGTGCATGTTGTAGTTAAGCCACTAATTGAGACATGTAATACATGCATCCATGAATTAAAGAAAAGGTGTCAGCGTCGGCGGTGTTGTCACTTGTGAGCTGCCAGAGCATTAAATGAGATGTTGGGTCACACCTGCAGAACAGGTCAGAGAGCATCTTATACTAGGGGATACAAAGCAGAAAAGACAGGATACATATAGCGGGGTGCTGATCAATCGGGAAATGAATGGTGAGATTCAAGGGACAGATGTCCCATAGACCATTGGGTATTTCCCCCGTATATATCTGCTTTAATTGTGTTTGGTGATCATGGCTGCCTGCTAGTCGATCGACGCCATGATGCGCAGAGAGAAACACTCGGAAAATATACAAGATTAAAACACAGATGGCTAAAGAAAACAGGAATTGAACCTTGGACTTTATTATTTCATATTGAAGTTTAGCAGCATTCTTTTTAGCTAATACATTGATATGCACTTTGGCCACCGTTTATTCTACACGACCGGCCGGGAGCTAGCACGTACTCCTCCTCGATCCACAAACACACTTGCTGGTGGTGCACGACTTACTAGTAACTACACCACATCGTAAATTAAGCCAGTATTAAGTACTAAGTACTGGTTTGATGCATGTTTTCTTTGTTTACTTGTACTTAAATTATTCATTAATTATTAGCATAAGCGCGTGGATGGCCGGCCGTCCTGTCCGTGCTTAGGGCTTCCGCTTGCGCATGCCAGGGTAGtacccgccaccgccgccggtgCTGTTGCCGCCttcgccctcgccgccgccgggtGGCATGTCGTACCCACCTCCTCCCATGCTGCTGTTGCCGCTCATGGCCGGCGCGAACTTGGCCTGGATCCAGTCGACGGTGTCCTTCTCGGTCATGAAGGCCTTGGCGAGGATGAGGTCGCTGATTGGCGGCGTGGACCCAAAGACGGCGTTGGCGATGGTGATCACACCGGCGTCCTGGCTGCTGAGCGCCGCGATGGCCACGGCGGGCACCTTGCCGTTGTTCACCTGGAAGTGGATGAGCCCCTGTGGGAACACGAACACGTCGCCCTCCACTAGCTGCTTGGTGAAGAGCAGGTTCTTCCCGTCCTGCTGGTTGGAGGTGACGAACCCCACCAGCAGCTGCCCCATGATCACGGTGAGGATCTCGGTGCCGCGGGGGTGTGTGTGCGGCGGGTTCTGCCCGCCGTTGGGACCGAAGTCGATGCGCGCCATTGAGATGCCCAGTGTGTTCAGCCCCACTAGCTGCTTCACCGTCACCGGTGTCACCGCCGAGCCCTGAGCGTTCAACATGCCCGGCTTGTTAAGCCCGGGCAAGAAGAAGTCGTTTGCCGTCACCATCTTCATGTTCTTGCACACGAACCCATTCACAACCACTGCATGTATACACAGTTGCACATCCAAAGTTAAATCTTACCATGTTGCATATTACTATTTACTACTAAGTTGATATATTTCATAATGTAGTGCGTATATTTTCTTTAAAGTCAAACTTTACATACTCtgaccaagttt contains:
- the LOC125534083 gene encoding germin-like protein 4-1, producing the protein MAASRALAALLAVVVLVVCSPAPRVLATDPTQLQDFCVADIMNPVVVNGFVCKNMKMVTANDFFLPGLNKPGMLNAQGSAVTPVTVKQLVGLNTLGISMARIDFGPNGGQNPPHTHPRGTEILTVIMGQLLVGFVTSNQQDGKNLLFTKQLVEGDVFVFPQGLIHFQVNNGKVPAVAIAALSSQDAGVITIANAVFGSTPPISDLILAKAFMTEKDTVDWIQAKFAPAMSGNSSMGGGGYDMPPGGGEGEGGNSTGGGGGYYPGMRKRKP